One genomic segment of Equus przewalskii isolate Varuska chromosome 13, EquPr2, whole genome shotgun sequence includes these proteins:
- the HNRNPH1 gene encoding heterogeneous nuclear ribonucleoprotein H isoform X8, whose amino-acid sequence MAMQRPGPYDRPGAGRGYNSIGRGAGFERMRRGAYGGGYGGYDDYNGYNDGYGFGSDRFGRDLNYCFSGMSDHRYGDGGSTFQSTTGHCVHMRGLPYRATENDIYNFFSPLNPVRVHIEIGPDGRVTGEADVEFATHEDAVAAMSKDKANMQHRYVELFLNSTAGASGGAYEHRYVELFLNSTAGASGGAYGSQMMGGMGLSNQSSYGGPASQQLSGGYGGGYGGQSSMSGYGSQGAVNSSYYSSGSRASVGVNGMGGMSSMSSMSGGWGM is encoded by the exons ATGGCCATGCAGCGGCCAGGTCCTTATGACAGACCTGGGGCTGGCAGAGGGTACAACAGCATTGGCAGGGGAGCTGGCTTTGAAAGAATGAGGCGTGGTGCTTATGGTGGAG GTTATGGAGGCTATGATGATTATAATGGCTATAATGATGGCTATGGATTTGGGTCAGATAGATTTGGAAGAG ACCTCAATTATTGTTTTTCAGGAATGTCTGATCACAGATACGGGGATGGTGGTTCTACTTTCCAGAGCACAACAGGACACTGTGTACACATGCGGGGCTTACCTTACAGagccactgagaatgatatttatAAT TTCTTTTCACCGCTCAACCCTGTGAGAGTACATATTGAAATCGGTCCTGATGGCAGAGTAACTGGTGAAGCAGATGTTGAGTTTGCAACTCACGAAGATGCCGTGGCAGCTATGTCGAAAGACAAAGCCAATATGC aacACAGATATGTAGAACTCTTCTTGAATTCTACAGCAGGAGCAAGCGGTGGTGCTTACG aaCACAGATATGTAGAACTCTTCTTGAATTCTACAGCAGGAGCAAGCGGTGGTGCTTATGGTAGCCAAATGATGGGAGGCATGGGCTTGT CAAACCAGTCCAGTTACGGTGGCCCAGCCAGCCAGCAGCTGAGTGGTGGTTATGGAGGTGGCTATGGCGGCCAGAGCAGCATGAGTGGATATG GCAGCCAAGGAGCAGTGAACAGCAGCTACTACAGTAGTGGAAGCCGTGCGTCTGTGGGAGTGAACGGAATGGGAGGGATGTCTAGCATGTCCAGTATGAGTGGTGGATGGGGAATGTAA